The following nucleotide sequence is from Xanthomonas hortorum pv. pelargonii.
GGTAGTGTCGGCTGCCGGGCGCGCCGGCTTCTCGGGCTGGCTCTTGTTCTTGTCCAGGGCGGCAAGCTTGCCAGTAATTCCGGTAGTCATGCGTTGGTTCCTTTGGTTGCGCCGAGTAGCGTATTCACTTCGCGCCATGGGGCGCGAACCTCAAATGCCGCCTTGCCGGCCGGCTCAAATTCGCCCACGGCCTGGCCGTGAGCAAGAGCACGGCGATACGCTGTGCGGTCGTGGATGACCGTTTCCAGCACCCGTATGCCGGTGCTGGCTAGCTCCCGCTCGACCTCGCGCGTCTCGCTGGCGCGTATCGGAGCGCTGGACAGGATGAAGGCCCCCGGCTTGCCGCTGGCTTGCAGCAACCGGATGGAGGCCGGGGCGGCGGTCAGGTCCAGCAGGCTCGGCCGAATCGGCATCAAGGCAAGATCCGCATGCTCAAGGGCAGCGGCGATGCCGGCCGACGCGTGCGGCGGCGTGTCCACAATCAACAGGTCATAGCCCTCCTCGGCTGCGGCCGCGACAGCGGCGCCGACATTGGCCGAGGTGATGGCCACCACCTCCAGCGCGGAATCTGAACGGGTTTCGGCCCATGACTTGGCCGAGCCTTGGGGGTCGGTGTCGGCCAGCGCGACGCGCAGCCCCGCTTGTTGCGCGGCCACCGCCAGATGGACCGCGATGGTCGTTTTACCTGCGCCGCCCTTCTGGACGGCTATGGTGATGGTTTTCATGCACTGCGCTCCTGGTGGAAGTCGCTTGCTTGAGGGCAAGTGTGCAATACCTTAGCAACATGCATGCACGCATGCAAGCCGATTTAGCTGCACGCATGCATGATTGCAAGACGGCATGCATGCTTAGCTGGCGCCGCGCCCGCGCGGCTTGGCCTGGCCGGCCTTTGGCGAGGCGGGAGAGGTAGCCACCGACTCAAACGCTGCCAGCCGGCCCCGTAGGTTCGCCGCGTCCTCGCGAGCCTGGCCGGCAGCGTTGCGCTGCTCGGCAGCAACCAGGTGCGCCCGATCCAGCTCGGTGCGTAGCTCGCTAGCGCGGGCTTCTGCCGTGCTTGCACGCTGCTGTAAGTCCATCAGCTCGGTGCGCACCTGGTCAAAAGCGGCCTGGTGGGCGACTGCGGCCGAGGCGGCCTGCTGCATGGCGGTGTCCAGCTCGGCAATCCGTGCTTGGGCCGCTTCCAACTCAAGCGCCTGGGCTTCGTAGGCGTCGGCCATCTGCTGGCTCAGTGCTTCCGCCTCCTGCCGCTCGGCTTCCCACCCTGCCTGAGCTGCACGCAGCGCGTCGTTGGCCGCCTCCTGGGCGGCCTGCCAATCGCCCCCACCGCCGTGCCGGCGGCCAGCTGCACCGTCTCGGGCACCTGGATGGCAGCCGGAGCCGGACGCGCTTGCGTGCGCCGCCACTCTTTCATGACGGTGCTTGCCTCGTTCATGTTGACCTTAGCCGCCTTGCGCACGGCATCGACGGTCGGGAAGACCTCACGCCCGGCTTGGTCATACAGCGCATCAGCAGCCTTGAAGATGCGATCACGTGCGTCTTGGGACGGGTCCATGTGCGGCTCCTGCGGCCTAGTTGGTAAGAAGAATAATAATATTATTCTTCTTACCCCGCAAGCGGGTTTTGCAGTTGATTGCATGCCGTTCGTCGGCACGCGACGTGATCCCAGCCGGCGGACTCGGCGAGGCGTGCACGCACACGGCTGCACCGCAGCTAGGCATCGGTGTGGGTGTCGAGCTGGGCGGGGTCGGCGCTGACGCGCGGCGCGGAGTGCACCTGGTCAAGTGCAAGCCAAAAAACGGCGCCGGTTGCCCGACGCCGCTGTGTATCACTTACCGGTTAGGGTAAGACCTGCAATGCATCCGTACTGATTCCCACCGCTGAAAGCGGAAGCGCCAGTAACGGCGCACATGTACAGGCTTTGGCCAAGCACAAGTGACGCAATTCATAATCTGCTCCTTCCCCGGTCAGGGGGAGCTGCTGTCCACAGCAGGTGTTTCGTTGAATTGCACAAAACAACCACAACTAACACCCTTGTTACGAAATTGAGTTATACTGCGCGGCATGCTTAATCACGACATCCCACGAATTCAACGCAATTTTGCTGCTATGTAAGACTGCATAGACGACCGGGAACGCTCTACGCAACAACGCTTCGCTGGACCATCCAGCTAAATGAAATTTCTAAGGCTACCCGCCTGCCAGCGGGTGGCCTTTTCGTGTTTCATCTAACGATACGTTAACGCAGTCTCGTTCAGAAAGCAAGCGATATCGGCTAGTGTTAGCAAAACCTGAGCCAATCGCCGCAGCCCTTGCCGCGCTTACGTTTCGCCGGCTACCCGGCCGCTTTTACATGGTGAAATGCCCGGCTCGTATGCGTTCCAGGGGCAATTGCGCCTGGTCGATCGCTGCGCCTAGCCCCTGGCGACGCTGTGCCCTGGTTCTGCCCGAAGCTCGATCACGGCTACAGGGCTGTGACCACGCCAACGCCCTATCAATCATCCCCTGCTGACCTGCCTTTGGGGTGAGGGCGCCGCCGGCACTGCCTCGGTTTCGTCCAGTGCGCGTGGGGATGCGGGCAGTGTCGGTGGGAGAGGGGCGTATGCGCCCCTCTCCGGGGGTCGAAGTTGCGACCGGAGCGCCGCAGGCGTGGAGGGAGGACAGGGGGCGCAGCCCCCGCAACTGGACAAGGCTTCTAACGTTGTCGGCGCCGCGCAGCGGCGGCGACGCCGATCTGCTGTTGAGCGCTCTACTGACTGTGCTTTCAACCATAGGTTGACTGGTTGGCCTGCCAATTAAGGGTGACAAATAGCGCTACTTCCCCACAGGGTTATCCCCGCGACGGTGGACAACTTCGCGCGGGGCATGTCGTTGAGGGGTTCGGCTCGGTGATCGATGTCCCCGCAGGGGCGTTAACCGGCCTGTGCGCGGCAGATTTGCCGGCGCGGGTGCCTGTTTTTGCGGCTACTGGCAGGGGCGAGCCTGCCGGCGACGGCTACTTGAACAGGGCGAGGATGTCGGAGATGTGCTGCACGGCGCTCTGCGCGCCGCCTGGTGGGTCGCCCGTGGCGCGATGTGCCGCTGGGTGGGCATTGCCCGTGCGCGACCTGGTGGCCGGCTCCTGGGCCGGCTGACGGCGTGCCTGTGCCTGCATAAACGACGCAACGCCTGTGCCGCGTGCCTGGTCGGCGTGCTTGCGATCGCGCTTGAGCAACCAACTGGTGCCGGCCATGTCGCACAAGCGTTGGAAGTTGATCCGGCGCACGGCCGCTTCGCTGCACCACCCGTCGTGGCCCTCGGCGTCTTTCTTGTGCCGGCGCACCTGTTTGGTGGGGAATGCCCAGCCAAGGCTCACCATCATGTCGATCGCCCGATCGGCACGCCGTTCCTCGGCGGGCGTCTGCCCGCCATAGGCGAGCTGGGCGAGATCCTTGAGGCTGTACCGATGCCAGCGGCCGCCGCCCTGGCGTGGCTTGCCCACAAACCCGGTGCGCACATCGGCCAGGTAGAGCAACGCAACGCACATGGCCAGCAGCGATTCGGCCCCGTCCGAGCGCAGTGCCCGCACCCGCGTCAACGCCTTTTCCAGGGGATAGCCGGCCACGATGACGTTGCGGCTAATCCGCATCCACAGGGAGCCTCGTCGGTGTTCCAGGCTGCGCACCAGCGCTTCGCGTGTGGCATCGAGGACGGCCGGCCGGCGCTTCTTGCCGGACGGCGGCTTGGGCTGACGCCAGCGCACACGCTTGTGCGGCCGGCCGCTGGTGGCGGTCGGTTCTGGGCCTGGTGCGTGTGGGCCTGTCTCTACTGCTGGCATGTCCCGCGCCGATGAACGGCAGCGGGGCAAGGTGTTCGGCGTTTAGGCCTTTGCATCCTTTTCCTCTTGCACGGCTTCGCCGGCGGGATTAGGATGGGGGTATCACTTGTGCCCCATTGGTCTGGTGTGGTGTGTCCCGCCAGTCCAGTGATGAAAAGCCGCCTCGCCAAAGGCGGTTTTTCGTTTTCGGGGGTCTACTGCGCTAGCAGCTGGCCCACCCGCGTTGTCATATCGCTGCCAAGTATCGGCGCGCAGCCCTTAAACCGCAAGCAATCCCCGTGTGCACAACCATTGCACACCGCAGCTGGTATGCGTTTTGCCCTCGCACCATCACTTGGCCGGCATATTCGTTGGGGCTGTTGCTCGACATGGAACGCGTGGTCTGCCGGCGGAATGCGCCGGGGATCAGCGCCGGCACGCCCAGGACGCCATGCGGGCGCTCTACGCGCCTTCGATCACCGGGGGCATGCGCACTGGCAGTGCGAAGTCTGCGGCCAGCTGGGCGGCCGCCTCCAAGGTGAGAACATAGTGACCGCCGGCAACGACCAGCGCAGCCACGTCCGCCGATACCGCTGCCGGCGAGTAGATGAAGACATCAAGCGCGGCCACGCCGCGCACGGTGCAATACGCCGGGCCTGACACGTCGCCGACGTGGGGGCAAGGTGGACGCCGAATTGTGGCTCCCCGTTTTCGATCTACTGGCGCACGTGCAGCAGCAACCCGGCATGGGCGGTGTGATAGCTGCCGGTGCGGGCGGGGGCCATGCTGGATCTAGGCGTTTCCATGTTCGCTTCCTTCGATTTTGCTCACGGTGTGCACAACCATTGCACACCGTGAGCGTAAAAAGCTGCCGCCGCAGCTGCTAGATCACGCGTAACTTGACCAGTATTGCGGGCGACCGTCCCACGGGTGGGCGTAGCTGCTGCTGGACAGCTTGACGCCATTGCGGGGTTCAGCCGACATACGTGTAAAAATGACTCACAAGCTCGGATTTCACCCATTGCATCAGTGAGTTAGCGGATATTTCTGGGTAACAAAACTCCACTACCAACAGCGATTAGCTCACTTTTGGCTGTTTTTACACGAATCCCTGCCGCCCCTTATCTTCGCGGCCAGTCGACGGAATTCGTTCATGCTCATGTCCGTCACAAAAGGCGCGTTGATTGCCCTTGCGCTGTGAGAAGTACCACCGCCTTCTTATCGAAGGAAACGAAGGTTTCCCCGCCAAGCCAGTTGCCTTCGTAGGCAATGACGCCATCGGCAAAGTCTCCGCCCGCGTCGAGCACCAGCAAGCCAGCCTCCACGGCAGGCCGGTTCACTTCCACATTCGCGGCGGCCAGTAGTGCCCGGATCGCGCTGGCCGCGTCGGCTTGCTGGAAGCCGTAGACACGCAGCAGCACCCAAACAAATTCGCATAGGCACGGCAACGCGACCGCGATCAACTCGGCGTCGGTCAAGACTGCGGCGGCAACGTCCGCTTGTGCGGGATCGTCACGCACAACCGCACGCACAAGGACGTTGGTATCGACTGCGACCTTCATTGCTTACCTGCCCAGCCTTGCGCCGCCGCCTCGTTGATTTCTTCGATGGTGGCAACCTTCTGCGTCCTGCCCGCGAGCAGGCCGACAAAGCTGGCTATCGTCCCTGCGGGCCGGGCCGCCTTGAGCACGCCCCGACCATCTGGCAGCAAGTTCAGTTCGATCTTGTCGCCTGGCCTGATGCCGAGGTGTTGCAGTACGTCCTTCCGAAACGTCACTTGTCCCCGTGCGGTAACGGTCAATGTGGTCATGGTGGTTTGCCCTCGCAATCCAAGGTTGATGCCTTGCATTTTAATGCAAAATCGCCTTACTTTCAATGTCCGTCAAACGATCATTAGGCGGTCATGCCGGACAATGTCCGGCAATTCGCTTGTTTAATGGGTTGTCGGACATTATGATAGGCGGACGGAAAGACGGACAAAAGGGGCGGTAATGGTACTGATCGGCTATGCGCGGGTATCGACGGCGGAACAGGACACCGCTTTGCAGACGGATGCGCTACGCAAGGCAGGCTGCGAGCGCGTTTTGAGGACACGGCTTCTGGGGCCAAGGCCGACAGGCCCGGCTTGGCTGATGCGCTGGCCTACCTGCGCGCCGGCGACGTGCTGGCCGTCTGGCGTCTGGATCGGCTCGGGCGCTCAATGCAACACCTCATCGAGACAATCGCCGCGCTGGAAGCGCGTGGCGTCGGCTTCCGGTCGCTGACCGAAAGCATCGACACCACCACGCCGGGCGGACGGCTCATCTTCCACGTCTTCGGCGCACTGGGCCAGTTCGAGCGCGACTTGATCCGCGAGCGCACCAAGGCCGGGCTGACCGCTGCCGCCGCACGCGGGCGGAAGGGCGGGCGAAAGCCGGTTGTCACCGCCGACAAGTTGCAGCGAGCGCGGGAGCACATCGCCAACGGGCTTAATGCCAGAGAGGCCGCTAAACGGCTCAAGGTGAGCAAGACGGCTCTATACGCCGCGCTGCAATCCACTAGTGCAGCCGACTCCTGACATTCCGTGCAGTCGTCTTCTGAGAATGACACTGGAGCTTGGCTGTTTTTACACGAATCCCTGCGACCCTCTATGTGAGCATTTTCATCAAATATAGAACTCTGTATTCCGTATTTGGTGTGTTTGGAGGAGAATATGCGTACTTGCATTTGCTGCATATGCGTACTAGCATTTGCTGCACGGATGCCCCGAACCGGTTAGAGGGGCATTGGCCACCACGAAAGTGGTCCCACCCAGAGTGGTTAAGAGATTCCGGCCCGCCCTACCGCACCAGAAACAAAAGCCCGCCTTGAGTGGGTTTTTTGTTGTCTAGGCTTTGAGCAAGATGTCCATGATGCTGGTTTTTCGGCGTTTGCGATGACGTCATCCATGTCATCACGATGGTAAGCACTCTCCACGAACAGCCTGACATCCGCGCCGCCGGTTAATTTACGCTCAGCGCGGAAATACAACACATAGTGGCCAGAGGGGAGATCCCGCTTCACCGCAAAGTAGTTGTCTCTTCGCGTTGGATAGCAATTTCGCTCATCCAAATTTTCGACAAGACCCGGAAGAAGCTTGCTTGCTTCCCAACGCGTAGGGCAGAAGACCCGCGGATCGTTGGGGCGCGCTTCCCAGAGATAGAGATGTTCAGGATCGTACGTCTCTAACTTGTCCGGATCTTGGGAGAAGCAGTGATGGGAGTACTCGATTCGCACGTGAATTCTTCGGGCAGGTCTATCGGCCTGCGCCTCAGCGCTGAAGTACGCGTATTTGGGATGAAGATGCTTAAGGGAGTACCGGACTCCGTCCTGTTCATGGTTCACCCAGACTGCGTTTTTGCTAGTAGTTGGCATAAAAATTAGGCTTCGTCAGTTCCAGAGATGAGTTAAGAGTCCGTTCTACTCAGCCGACTTCGGCTTCTTTTCGAGGCCTCCAGGTGACTGCAACTTGGACCGATTTTCTTTACGGAGTTGGCGTTCGGCGGTGAAGCCAGGCTCGATCTCTCTCACTTTATTTATCAGACCGTCCAAGTGATAGATGTTGCTATTGAAGTCACCAGAAGCGGTCTTCCGATATTCGCGGCGGATGATCCCAGCCTTCTCTAGGGCACTGATGTTCGTTTGGATGGTCTTTTCCGTTACGCCCATCCGGCGAGCAAGGTCCCTTTTAGAAGGGAAAGGCCTCCTATCCTCGTGATGCCAGTAGTCCAAGAGATGGATGCAGATCATGGCTTGGGTGTTGTTTAGTCGCCCCTGAAAAACCCCAACCAGCCAATCACCGCAACGGGTTTTGGGCGATACAGGCGTGCGAGGACTGCCAGTTTTCGCTACGCTGAGCGCTGGTTTCTGGCAATTTCTGCCCATGCATACACGCCGTTGTGCAGCCGAGGACAGACCCGCCGACGAGTTGTTCCGTTCGCGCCTGGAGAATCAGATCGATCTGCGGCATCCGCTGGCGCAGCTGAGCCAACGGATGCCGTGGACGGCGTTGGAGCAAGCCCTTTCATCGCTCTTGCCGGCCACTCCGGCCGGTGGCGGTCGGCCTGCATTGCCGGTGCGGCTGATCGCTGGTTTGCTCTACCTCAAGCACGCCTACGACCTGTCCGATGAAGCGGTGTGCGAGCGTTGGCTGGAAAATCCGTACTGGCAGTTTTTCACTGGCGAGGTCGTGTTCCAGACGGGCTTGCCGTGCGATGCCAGCTCGCTGACGCGTTGGCGGCAGCGGCTTGGCGAAGCGGGGATGGAAGAGTTGTTGGCGCACACGATCAATGCCGCGCATGCGATGCAGGCGGTGGATGGGCGCGCGTTGTCGCGGGTGATCGTGGATACCACGGTGCAGGAAAAGGCGATCGCTTATCCGACCGACAGCCGGCTGTTGGAGGTGGCGCGCAAGAAGCTGGTGCTGCTGGCCAAGCGGCATGGCGTCGCGCTGCGGCAAACCTACGCGCGGCAAGGTCCGGCCCTGAGCCGCAAGGCAGGCCGCTATGCGCATGCGCGCCAGTTCAAGCGCATGCGGCGCGTGCTGCGGCGTCAACGCACGGTGCTGGGGCGGGTGTTGCGCGATATCGAGCGCAAGCTGGACCAGGTGGACAGCAGCGTGGGCGAGCGCATCGCGGTCTGGCTGGAACGTGCGCAACGGCTGTACACGCAGCGCCCGAAAGACAAGCAAAGCTCTACGCCCTGCATGCCCCGGAAGTGGAATGCATCGGCAAGGGCAAGGCGCGTCAGCCGTACGAATTCGGCGTCAAGGTCGGCATTGCGGTGAGTGCCTGCAAGGGATTGATCGTGGGCGCGCGCAGTTTTCCTGGCAATCCGTACGACGGCGACACCTTGGCCGAGCAGTTGGAGCAGGCACGCGCGTTGCTGCAGGACGTGAACGTAGAACCGACGGTGGCGATCGTGGACCTGGGCTATCGCGGGCGCGAGGTCGCTGGCGTGCAGGTCCTGCATCGTGGCAAGGCCAAGACGCTGACACGACGGCAATGGCGCTGGATCAAACGCCGGCAAGCCGTGGAACCGGTGATCGGACATTTGAAACAAGACTGCCGGCTGGATCGTTGCCGGCTGAAAGGGGCACAAGGCGATGCGCTGCACGTCCTCGGCTGCGCCGCCGGCTACAACCTGCGCTGGCTGCTGCGCTGGATCGCGTTTTTGCGTGCCTGGATGCGGGCGATGGAATGGCCATCCTTGAGCCACGTGCCGCTGTCACCGGCGCTACTTGATGCTTGAAGGGGATTTTTCAGGGACGACGAGTTAAGGCAATGCTGGGCGTCGGTTGTTGCACGCCACAGCGAATTCGGCGAGGACTTGCCCGCGCCGATTGCAGTGTGGAAACCGTAGCTCTGCAACCGGCACGGTGTTTGTTATTGGTCGGCGCCGATGACAAACAGCGGGTCGGGACTGGCCGGCTTGCCATTCCC
It contains:
- a CDS encoding type II toxin-antitoxin system VapC family toxin, translated to MKVAVDTNVLVRAVVRDDPAQADVAAAVLTDAELIAVALPCLCEFVWVLLRVYGFQQADAASAIRALLAAANVEVNRPAVEAGLLVLDAGGDFADGVIAYEGNWLGGETFVSFDKKAVVLLTAQGQSTRLL
- the parA gene encoding ParA family partition ATPase; the encoded protein is MKTITIAVQKGGAGKTTIAVHLAVAAQQAGLRVALADTDPQGSAKSWAETRSDSALEVVAITSANVGAAVAAAAEEGYDLLIVDTPPHASAGIAAALEHADLALMPIRPSLLDLTAAPASIRLLQASGKPGAFILSSAPIRASETREVERELASTGIRVLETVIHDRTAYRRALAHGQAVGEFEPAGKAAFEVRAPWREVNTLLGATKGTNA
- a CDS encoding helix-turn-helix domain-containing protein — its product is MICIHLLDYWHHEDRRPFPSKRDLARRMGVTEKTIQTNISALEKAGIIRREYRKTASGDFNSNIYHLDGLINKVREIEPGFTAERQLRKENRSKLQSPGGLEKKPKSAE
- a CDS encoding AbrB/MazE/SpoVT family DNA-binding domain-containing protein, whose translation is MTTLTVTARGQVTFRKDVLQHLGIRPGDKIELNLLPDGRGVLKAARPAGTIASFVGLLAGRTQKVATIEEINEAAAQGWAGKQ